A stretch of Spirochaetota bacterium DNA encodes these proteins:
- a CDS encoding response regulator encodes MSLGKILIIDDSLLVRNYLSKTIDNISELTVVGMAHNGEIGFQQILSTKPDVVILDLEMNNGDGLYVLQNIEEQLSFEDKPFVIIHSTLVRYDNPIFKKAIDFGFCDFVLKTEGSAETIIPNVKKIIIPKIISGIAAKKNRRLLTNSLSSTPISNHISSTPQKISNLSSSTTQVNTPTGLSNLNSILTKKDIKPKLLILGASTGGPQVIRSILKHIDNSISIPIVIIQHMPEKFTKSFALELNSVSLIPVHELRHNISLDKGHAYIFPGGLHGRLNSFGNLYVYYTDRNNYESHPFKPSINLAIEHLLHSFHGHVIGAILSGMGSDGALGMKKLHSKGSLIFAQDKTSSAVWGMPGSTVNQNAVDLILSQEDLGKGILQALIHYGVHSGGSNG; translated from the coding sequence ATGTCTTTAGGCAAAATATTAATTATTGACGATTCTCTTCTTGTACGAAATTACCTGTCTAAAACTATTGATAATATTTCTGAATTAACTGTTGTAGGAATGGCACACAATGGAGAGATAGGTTTTCAACAAATTTTATCAACAAAACCTGATGTAGTAATACTTGATCTTGAAATGAACAATGGTGATGGACTTTATGTGCTTCAAAATATAGAAGAACAATTATCTTTTGAAGATAAACCATTTGTGATTATTCATAGTACCCTTGTTCGTTATGACAATCCTATTTTCAAAAAAGCTATTGATTTTGGATTTTGTGATTTTGTATTAAAAACAGAAGGTTCCGCTGAAACAATAATACCTAATGTAAAAAAAATTATTATTCCTAAGATTATATCAGGAATAGCTGCAAAAAAGAATAGGCGATTGTTAACAAATTCCTTATCTTCAACACCTATATCCAATCATATTTCTAGTACTCCACAAAAAATTTCTAATTTATCATCATCTACAACTCAAGTAAATACTCCTACAGGATTATCTAACCTTAATAGTATTTTAACAAAAAAAGATATTAAACCTAAATTACTTATTTTGGGGGCTTCTACAGGAGGTCCTCAAGTTATTAGAAGTATTCTAAAGCATATAGATAATTCTATTTCTATCCCTATTGTTATCATTCAACATATGCCAGAAAAATTTACAAAATCTTTCGCTCTTGAACTAAATTCTGTATCTCTGATTCCTGTTCACGAATTAAGGCATAACATATCATTAGATAAAGGTCACGCTTATATATTTCCAGGTGGTTTACACGGACGTTTAAATTCGTTTGGTAATTTATATGTGTATTATACAGATAGAAATAATTATGAATCTCATCCTTTCAAACCTTCTATCAATTTAGCAATTGAACATTTATTACATTCTTTTCATGGCCATGTAATAGGTGCTATTTTAAGTGGAATGGGTAGTGATGGTGCTTTAGGAATGAAGAAACTTCATTCTAAAGGTTCTTTAATATTTGCTCAAGATAAAACTAGCAGCGCTGTATGGGGAATGCCCGGATCTACTGTTAATCAAAATGCTGTAGATTTAATATTATCTCAAGAAGATCTAGGAAAAGGTATTCTGCAAGCTTTGATTCATTATGGTGTACATTCTGGAGGGTCAAATGGATAA
- a CDS encoding chemotaxis protein CheA, with the protein MDNWKELINDFLDEAFSLLENLEESLLNLEKDLTNKNGIDTVFRVAHTIKGGAGAVGFNDVTRLTHIMEDVLDLVRTNKYLFTNDDITLLLEVKDELFTLLMAHEKEEIPSIDKANALIKSLELIKNTVSNNPQTSNSTIQEDNNFSFNIDSLPIAARFGLNNETFFSIQESLKEKEALLFIEIRFNEEYELKEVAPFEVLNIVNNISEPIIMNPSPESLDEEYMPFLNIVIASDDDPAYIQKKLSLSDVTTKVTVTALSPHFFLEIEQSMNGIFSEETVTVVTQAINIKTPDSSQIISSSEEILTKKSNLEHELVSNKIEEKRSPTLKVESSRIDELLNLLGELVIIRSGLNQFSSDLEKSIYNTKLNLRTFLSSTTLLPLHDDPETNKIRNNQFRSDFALIDTSVNHYIEYIQQLSRISSTLQTRMMNLRMIPVQTVFSRFTRLARDIAKNVNKKVELIIEGGETEIDKGMIEDLYDPLMHMIRNSLDHGIETPQERLALGKNETGIIQLKAYQEGDALFIKIIDDGKGIDAQKVAEKAIAKGFVTLSQITTMSDKEKLSLIFLPGFSTAEEVSNLSGRGVGMDVVNRNIQELGGSVSVSSTIGVGSTIRIQLPLTLAIIQGLVIMIENIHYIIPITSVEETVILNKSILHKLDHYYAIKFRETLIPLVSLPKVLYNIDSFKKNKTDTFTNTNPNQNIEELEHNFCIIVRFGTRQVGIIVPEILKEQDIVVKPLDQRLISSPGISAATIVGNGEIGFILDLPKIIQYSFKEYK; encoded by the coding sequence ATGGATAATTGGAAAGAATTGATTAACGACTTTTTAGATGAAGCATTTTCTTTGTTAGAAAATCTTGAAGAAAGCTTATTAAATTTAGAAAAAGATCTCACAAATAAAAATGGAATCGATACTGTATTTCGTGTAGCTCATACTATCAAAGGTGGTGCTGGAGCTGTTGGTTTTAATGATGTAACAAGACTCACACATATTATGGAAGATGTATTAGATCTTGTTCGAACTAATAAATATTTGTTCACTAATGACGATATTACATTATTACTTGAAGTGAAAGATGAATTATTTACTTTACTAATGGCTCATGAAAAAGAAGAAATACCTTCTATTGACAAAGCAAATGCACTAATCAAATCTTTAGAACTTATTAAAAATACAGTATCAAATAACCCTCAAACTTCAAATTCAACAATACAAGAGGATAATAATTTTTCTTTTAATATAGATAGTTTGCCTATTGCTGCTCGTTTCGGACTTAATAATGAAACCTTCTTCAGTATTCAAGAATCACTAAAAGAAAAAGAAGCATTATTATTTATTGAAATTCGTTTTAATGAAGAATATGAATTAAAAGAAGTTGCTCCATTTGAAGTTTTAAATATTGTTAATAATATATCAGAACCTATTATTATGAATCCTTCTCCAGAATCTTTAGATGAAGAATACATGCCATTTTTGAATATTGTCATTGCATCAGATGATGATCCTGCTTATATTCAAAAAAAATTATCTCTTTCAGATGTCACCACTAAAGTTACTGTGACAGCACTCTCTCCTCATTTTTTTTTAGAAATAGAACAAAGTATGAATGGTATTTTTTCAGAAGAAACTGTTACTGTAGTAACACAGGCTATTAATATAAAAACTCCGGATTCTTCCCAAATAATTTCTTCTTCTGAAGAAATACTCACAAAAAAAAGTAATCTAGAACATGAGCTAGTTTCAAATAAAATAGAAGAAAAACGCAGTCCTACTCTTAAAGTAGAAAGTTCTCGTATTGATGAATTATTAAACTTACTAGGAGAATTAGTTATTATCCGCTCTGGATTAAATCAATTTAGTTCAGATTTAGAGAAATCTATTTACAATACCAAATTAAATCTTCGTACATTTTTGTCATCAACCACTTTATTACCTCTCCATGATGATCCTGAAACAAACAAAATTAGAAACAATCAATTCAGAAGTGATTTTGCTTTAATTGATACAAGTGTAAATCACTACATAGAATATATTCAACAATTATCTCGTATTTCATCAACACTACAAACTCGAATGATGAATTTACGCATGATTCCTGTTCAAACAGTTTTTTCGCGTTTTACTCGATTAGCGAGAGATATTGCAAAAAATGTTAATAAAAAAGTAGAATTAATAATAGAAGGTGGAGAAACTGAAATTGATAAGGGGATGATAGAAGATTTATACGATCCTCTTATGCATATGATTAGAAATTCTCTAGATCATGGAATCGAAACACCTCAAGAAAGACTTGCATTAGGCAAAAATGAAACTGGTATCATTCAATTAAAAGCTTATCAAGAAGGAGATGCACTTTTCATTAAAATTATTGATGATGGTAAAGGTATCGATGCCCAAAAAGTTGCAGAAAAAGCTATTGCTAAAGGATTTGTTACTCTATCACAAATAACTACTATGAGTGACAAAGAAAAGCTTTCTCTTATTTTTCTTCCTGGATTTTCTACAGCTGAAGAAGTTTCTAATTTATCTGGCCGTGGTGTTGGTATGGACGTCGTAAATAGAAATATCCAAGAGCTTGGTGGTTCTGTATCTGTCTCTTCAACAATAGGTGTTGGCTCTACTATTAGAATTCAATTACCTTTAACACTGGCAATTATTCAAGGTTTAGTAATAATGATTGAAAATATTCATTATATTATTCCTATTACATCTGTTGAAGAAACTGTTATTTTAAATAAATCTATATTACATAAATTAGATCATTACTATGCTATTAAATTTAGAGAAACATTGATCCCTTTAGTCTCTTTACCGAAAGTTCTTTATAATATAGATTCTTTTAAAAAAAACAAAACAGATACATTTACCAATACTAATCCCAATCAAAATATTGAAGAATTAGAACATAATTTTTGCATTATTGTACGATTTGGAACTAGACAAGTTGGTATCATTGTACCAGAAATTTTAAAAGAACAGGACATTGTTGTGAAACCATTAGATCAACGATTGATTTCTAGTCCAGGTATTTCTGCTGCAACTATTGTAGGTAATGGAGAAATTGGATTTATTCTTGATTTACCAAAAATTATCCAATATTCTTTCAAAGAATATAAATAG
- a CDS encoding protein-glutamate O-methyltransferase CheR yields MTQSIFKTPSLLLQKIAELIHTASGIIFPASHLKVLDQRIQNIIKIKNITVDELYSDLLMNTEKLFEFIGFVTTNHTHFFRNIEQFQILGSTIIPELLKANDLTKHISIWSCACSSGEEPYTLALYFQYYFDMHFLHDWTFSILATDIDQTSLTTAEKGHYPIEGLQHIPQEYRSYLHTNENTIEIPTLLKQNIVFKRHNLIDNHTNSLIDIIFCRNVLIYFNETTQEYVLNKLITGLKANRYFFISPSESIFGLNVLLTPILLQKVIYYTNKK; encoded by the coding sequence ATGACCCAAAGTATTTTTAAAACACCAAGCTTACTATTGCAAAAAATAGCAGAATTAATACACACCGCTAGTGGTATTATTTTTCCTGCAAGCCATCTTAAAGTGTTAGATCAGCGTATTCAAAATATTATTAAAATTAAAAATATAACAGTAGATGAATTATACTCCGACTTACTAATGAATACTGAAAAATTATTTGAGTTTATAGGATTTGTTACTACAAATCATACCCATTTCTTTCGAAATATCGAGCAATTTCAAATATTAGGATCTACTATTATTCCAGAATTATTAAAAGCAAATGATCTTACTAAGCATATTTCTATTTGGAGTTGTGCTTGTTCCAGTGGAGAAGAGCCCTATACCTTAGCTCTATATTTTCAATATTATTTTGACATGCATTTTTTACATGATTGGACTTTTTCTATTTTAGCTACAGATATTGATCAGACATCTTTAACTACAGCAGAAAAAGGTCATTATCCTATTGAAGGATTACAGCATATTCCTCAAGAATATCGTTCTTATCTTCATACTAATGAGAACACTATTGAAATACCAACATTATTAAAACAAAATATTGTATTTAAACGACATAATCTTATAGATAACCACACGAATTCTTTAATAGATATTATATTTTGTAGAAATGTACTTATTTATTTTAATGAGACTACTCAAGAATATGTACTAAATAAACTAATAACAGGATTGAAAGCTAATAGATATTTTTTTATTAGTCCTTCTGAAAGTATATTTGGATTAAATGTATTATTAACCCCTATACTGCTTCAAAAAGTTATATATTATACCAACAAAAAATAA